The DNA region TCTACCCTGCCACCGACGAGCAGAGCCTCGCCGATTTCGCCGCCTGGCGGAAGCGGACCGGTCGCTGAGCGTGCCGTACCGGCCCGCTCCGGCCCGGCCCGCGATCGGCAATGGGCCGGGACGCGTCGGATTCGGCTCGGGGGGACGCCATGGCGGCGGGGTTGCGCGGGGGCGATGCGGCGCCGGAGATCGAGCGGCGGACGATCGCCAAGGTGTCGCGGCGTCTCCTGCCGCTGATCGTCCTGATCTACTTCGTCGCCTACATGGACCGGACGAATGTGGGCTTCGCCTCGTTCGGGCTGAGCCGGGAGTTCGGGTTCTCCGCCACGGTCTACGGATGGGCGGCCGGCATCTTCTTCCTCGGCTACGTCATCTTCGAAGTGCCGAGCAACGTCCTCCTGGAGCGCGCCGGGGCGCGGCTCTGGATCGCCCGGATCATGGTCACCTGGGGACTGGTGGCGGGCAGCATGGCCCTCATCACCGGCCCGGCGAGCTTCCTCGCCCTGCGCTTCCTGCTGGGCGTGGCCGAGGCCGGATTCTTCCCCGGCGTGATCCTCTACTTCACCTACTGGTTCCCGAAGCGGTACCGGGCGCGCGTGGTCGCCGCGCTGTTCCTGGCGGTCCCGGGCTCGAACGCCCTCACGGCAGTGATCTCGGGGGCGCTGCTCCAGCTCGAGGGGGCGCTGGGCCTGCACGGCTGGCAGTGGCTGTTCCTCCTCGAGGCGGCCCCCTCGATCCTGCTGGCCTTCGCGGTCCTGGCGCTGATGACCGACCGTCCCGAACAGGCGGCGTGGCTCACCCCCGAGGAGCGGCTGTGGCTCGGGACCGCGATCGCGGCGGAGCGGGACGGCACGGTCAGGGCCCACGGGCCCTTCACCCTGGGGCAGGTCCTCACCGACCGGCGCGTGCTCGCGCTGGGGTCGATCTACTTCAGCATCGGCACCGCCACCTACGGCATCACCTTCTTCCTGCCGCCGATCCTGAAGAGCCTGCACCTCACCGACTGGGAGACGGGCGTCGCCACGGCGGTGCCCTACCTCGTCGGGACCCTGGGCATGATCGCCTGGAGCTGGTCGTCGGACCGGCGCGACGAGCGCCGCTGGCACTTCGCGATCGCCGCGCTGGTCGCCGCCCTCGGCCTCATCGCCTCCGGACCCGTGCTCGGCAGCCTCTGGGCGCTCGCGGCGATGTCGGTGGCCACGGTCGGGCTCTACGGGAGCAAGCCGGCCTTCTGGGCGATGCCGGGGGAGTTCCTGGCCGGGCCCGCGGCCGCAGGGGGGATCGCCCTGATCAACGCGATCGGCAATCTCGGCGGCTTCGTCGGCCCCTACGTCCTGGGCTGGCTCAAGGATTACACCGGCACCTACGAGGCCGGCCTCTACTTCCTGGCGGCGTGCGCGCTCGCCTCCGCGGCGATCACGCTCGTCGCGGGCCGGCCCGGCCGCGGCGGGACGGATCCGCGGCGCGGCGCCGTCCGCCCGGCCGGGCCGGACCCGTGAGACCGGAGACAGAGCGATGACCGCGCGCAAGAAGACCCTGGACGACCTGCGCAGCCAGCGCTGGTTCGGCGCCACCGACCTGCGCAGCTTCGGCCACCGCTCCCGCATGCTCCAGATGGGCTACGAGCGGGCGGACTTCACCGGCAAGCCGATCGTCGGCATCGTCAACACCTGGAGCGACATCAATCCCTGTCACCAGCATTTCCGCGAGCGCGTCGAGCACGTGAAGCGCGGCGTCTGGCAGGCGGGCGGCTTCCCGATCGAGTTGCCGGCGCTGTCGCTGTCGGAGAACTTCGTCAAGCCGACCACGATGCTCTACCGCAACCTCCTGGCCATGGAGGTGGAAGAGCTGCTGCGCCAGCATCCTGTCGACGGCGCGGTGCTGATGGGCGGCTGCGACAAGACCACGCCCGGCACCGTCATGGGCGGGATCTCCATGAACCTGCCGATGGTCTTCCTCCCGGCCGGACCCATGATGCGCGGGCATTTCGGCGGCACGATCCTGGGCTCCGGCTCGGATGTCTGGAAGTACTGGGCCGAGAAGGAGGCCGGGAACATCACCACGCAGGAATGGAACGACATGGAGGCGGGCATCGCCCGCTCCGCCGGGACCTGCATGACCATGGGCACGGCCTCGACCATGACGGCGATCACCGAGGCGCTGGGGCTGTCCCTGCCCGGCTCGGCCTCGATCCCGGCGGCCGACGCCGACCATCCGCGCATGGCCGGCGCCTGCGGCCGGCGGATTGTCGAGATGATCTGGGAGGACCTGAAGCCGTCCGACATCCTCGACCGCCGCTCGATCGACAACGCGCTGGTGGTTCACAACGCGCTGGCCGGCTCCACCAACGCGATGATCCACCTCGTGGCCATGGCGGGGCGGGCCGGTATCCCGGTCAAGCTCACCGAGTTCGACGACTTCGCCCAGAAGGTGCCGGTGATCGCCAACCTTCGGCCCTCGGGGCAGTGGCTGATGGAGGATTTCCACATCGCGGGCGGCATCCGCGCCCTGATGGCGCGCCTGTCCCCGCTCCTCCACCTCGACGCCCGCTCGGTCACCGGCGGCACGGTCGGCGACGGGCTCGCCGGCATGAAGGTGTTCAACGACGACGTGATCCGCCCGCTCGACCGGCCGATCGTCTCCATGGGCGGAACCGCGATCCTGTACGGCAACCTCGCGCCGGACGGGTGCGTGATCAAGCCGCCGGCCGCCGACCCGCGTTTCCTGAACCATACCGGCCCCGCGCTGGTCTTCGACAGCTACGACGCGATGAGCGCGGCGGTGAACGACCTCGACCTCGACGTCACGCCCGACCACGTGATGATCCTGCGCAATGCCGGCCCGATCGGCGGCCCCGGCATGCCCGAATGGGGCATGCTGCCGATCCCCAAGGTCCTCCTCCGGCAGGGCGTGCGCGACATGGTCCGCATCTCGGACGCCCGGATGAGCGGGACCAGCTACGGCGCGTGCATCCTGCACGTGGCGCCGGAATCGGCCGCGCGCGGGCCACTGGCCGCCGTGCGCGACGGCGACCTCATCACCGTGGACGTGCCCGGGCGGCGGATCCACCTGCACCTCGACGACGCCGAGATCGCGGCGCGGGTGAAGGCCTTCGTGCCGCCCGACCGGGTGTATCCGCGGGGCTACAACCGGCTGTTCGCCCAGCACGTGCGGCAGGCCAACGAGGGCTGCGATTTCGACTTTCTTGAGGGCGCCGGCGGGATCCCGGAACCCGAGATTCACTGACCGGCCCGAGCCGTCGGCAACAGGCGGCGGGCCGCACCACAGGGAGGTACCATGGTCACGATCGCACGCAGGGGGCTGCTCGCCGGAGCGGCCCTGATCGGCGCCGCGCGGGCGGCGGGAGCCGGCTGGGAGCCGTCGCAGCGGGTGCCCGACCCAGCGGTGGAGATCGTCGATCCGGCCTTCGCCAAGTACCGCCTCGCCTCGGCGACGGTCGAGCGGGTTGCCACCGGCTTCCGCTGGGCCGAGGGCCCGGTCTGGTTCGGCGACATGGGATCGCTGCTGTTCAGCGACGTGGTCAACGACCGGATCATGAAGTGGGAGGAGGCGTCGGGCGCGCTCTCGGTGTTCCGCAAGCCGTCGAACTACGCCAACGGCAACACCCGCGACCGGCAGGGCCGCCTGATCACCTGCCAGCACAAGACGCGCAGCGTGACCCGGACCGAGCACGACGGCAGCCTCACCACGCTGATGGACCGGTTCGACGGCAAGCCGCTGAACTCGCCCAACGACGTGGTCTGCCATTCAGACGGCGCGGTCTGGTTCACCGACCCGGCCTTCGGGCCGAACCCGCACGAGTCCATGGCCGCGCCGGAACTGCCCGGCAACGTCTACCGGATCGACCCCAGGACGGGGCAGGCCAGCGTCGTGGTCGAGGGCGTGGCGGGTCCGAACGGGCTCTGCTTCTCGCCGGACGAGTCCAAGCTCTACGTCATCGAGGCGCGGGCGAAGCCGAACCGCCTGATCCGCGTCTACGATGTGGTCGAGAACGGCACCAGGACCGCGAACGGGCGGGTGTTCTACGATGCCGGCACCGGCACGCCGGACGGCTTCCGCGTCGATGTCGACGGCAATCTCTGGTGCGGCTGGGGGATGAGCGAGGCCGAGGACGGGGTCATCGTGCTCTCGCCGCAGGCCAAGCTG from Methylobacterium sp. NMS14P includes:
- the araD gene encoding L-arabinonate dehydratase; the encoded protein is MTARKKTLDDLRSQRWFGATDLRSFGHRSRMLQMGYERADFTGKPIVGIVNTWSDINPCHQHFRERVEHVKRGVWQAGGFPIELPALSLSENFVKPTTMLYRNLLAMEVEELLRQHPVDGAVLMGGCDKTTPGTVMGGISMNLPMVFLPAGPMMRGHFGGTILGSGSDVWKYWAEKEAGNITTQEWNDMEAGIARSAGTCMTMGTASTMTAITEALGLSLPGSASIPAADADHPRMAGACGRRIVEMIWEDLKPSDILDRRSIDNALVVHNALAGSTNAMIHLVAMAGRAGIPVKLTEFDDFAQKVPVIANLRPSGQWLMEDFHIAGGIRALMARLSPLLHLDARSVTGGTVGDGLAGMKVFNDDVIRPLDRPIVSMGGTAILYGNLAPDGCVIKPPAADPRFLNHTGPALVFDSYDAMSAAVNDLDLDVTPDHVMILRNAGPIGGPGMPEWGMLPIPKVLLRQGVRDMVRISDARMSGTSYGACILHVAPESAARGPLAAVRDGDLITVDVPGRRIHLHLDDAEIAARVKAFVPPDRVYPRGYNRLFAQHVRQANEGCDFDFLEGAGGIPEPEIH
- a CDS encoding MFS transporter, giving the protein MAAGLRGGDAAPEIERRTIAKVSRRLLPLIVLIYFVAYMDRTNVGFASFGLSREFGFSATVYGWAAGIFFLGYVIFEVPSNVLLERAGARLWIARIMVTWGLVAGSMALITGPASFLALRFLLGVAEAGFFPGVILYFTYWFPKRYRARVVAALFLAVPGSNALTAVISGALLQLEGALGLHGWQWLFLLEAAPSILLAFAVLALMTDRPEQAAWLTPEERLWLGTAIAAERDGTVRAHGPFTLGQVLTDRRVLALGSIYFSIGTATYGITFFLPPILKSLHLTDWETGVATAVPYLVGTLGMIAWSWSSDRRDERRWHFAIAALVAALGLIASGPVLGSLWALAAMSVATVGLYGSKPAFWAMPGEFLAGPAAAGGIALINAIGNLGGFVGPYVLGWLKDYTGTYEAGLYFLAACALASAAITLVAGRPGRGGTDPRRGAVRPAGPDP
- a CDS encoding SMP-30/gluconolactonase/LRE family protein: MVTIARRGLLAGAALIGAARAAGAGWEPSQRVPDPAVEIVDPAFAKYRLASATVERVATGFRWAEGPVWFGDMGSLLFSDVVNDRIMKWEEASGALSVFRKPSNYANGNTRDRQGRLITCQHKTRSVTRTEHDGSLTTLMDRFDGKPLNSPNDVVCHSDGAVWFTDPAFGPNPHESMAAPELPGNVYRIDPRTGQASVVVEGVAGPNGLCFSPDESKLYVIEARAKPNRLIRVYDVVENGTRTANGRVFYDAGTGTPDGFRVDVDGNLWCGWGMSEAEDGVIVLSPQAKLIGRIRLPERCANLCFGGVNRNLLLMTASHSVYSLYVNTRGAGTC